Within the Gracilinema caldarium DSM 7334 genome, the region GGATAGTCCGGGAACTGGAACGAAGGACCGGTCTCGACAAGGACCTGATTAAAACCACAGCCCTCGTACTGAGCCGCTCAATGAGCCGGCCCGTTGCAGTGGAAACGATTGATAGGCTGTACCGGGTTGTTTCGGAGCCGATGCTCAATAAGGCGGGGAGAACCCGGCTTATTCTCTGCGGCAAGGAGGGCCGGATCCCCCTGTCTACCCGGCTCGGCGAGGGGTTCCCCGCAGAAAAGGTTTTCAAACAGCTCCGCCGTTCCGATGCCATTTTCTTGCACCAACCGGAACAGCGGGAAACCGGCCTCGCCCTGGGACCTGAAACCAGGATTACCCGTTTATAATCACCAGCGCAACAATGTACAAAACAAGACAAAAGGCGCCATACAATAACAGCAGGCGATTGCTTAATTTTTTAACCTTCATGGTTCACTCCTCATATGGATAAAAGATTCCCAACGGGGTAAGAGTTCATCAAACTGAATTTCGAGACTCCGCATCATCCCAAACACCCGCGGGAGTTCTTCAGAAAAAAATCGTTCCCGTCTCAAATTTCGTATATGTTCAGCCGCACCGGGAGCAACAAAATAACCGGAGCCCCGTTCTGCATAGGCAAGCTTCATATCCGCCAGATATTGAAGCGCCCGGGCAGCGGTATTCGGATTCACCTCCAGGGAGGATGCGAGCTCCCGGGCTGAAGGAAGCCGTCCCGATTCGGTAAATGCACCGGAGAGGATTCGATCTTCCAGCAATTGGGCAATCTGCTCAAAGATGGGCCGGTCATCATTGAACTTCATCCCGGGCCTCCTTTTCACGGACCAGAGCATAACCGTATCCCATGGTAAATAACGCGGTACCAATCTGAAACACCCGAACTAGGTACCAAAAAGACTGATTTCTGCTTTCATATTCCGATAAATCAAGTTCTTTATGAACAATCACAGATTGAGCGGCATTGGGCTGAAATAATGCTGTTTGGACCCACGGATCTTTCAATAATATACCCAGTAGTAGCAGAAAAGAAGCGAGCAGTATAAAGCCGAACGTGATCGCTGCGGTCTTCCCAATGGCAAATTTTCTGAACCGGGCTGAGCCGGCCAATGAGAGAAGTACCAAAAAGGCATAATCGAAGTAGTACCTGATAATAACCGGTGCAACAGGATTATAAACCCAGAATCGACCAGTTCTCATAAGGGTTGCAACACCACTGATTAACAGAGTCTCCAGAACCACAAGGAGGGAAGCAATCACTGGATATACCACAAGATAGGTAACGAGGGCGGCGATATATTTCTCAGCGCTGCTTGCAGGAAGGAGGATCCACTCGGTACCAGCCTTTCCATCATGCATTTTGGAAAATGCGATCCCCGCAAGCAACATTCCACCACCAGCAATGAGCATGCCCCAACTTTCTGTTGACCCGGGATTATAATTATCCGTAAAGAATAGCAAAAGCAAATTGAGTGCAAGGAAAGCCCCTGCCACAATCAATACCGATGCACTATCATCGAGTATCCTGTTGCGGACGAGATAGTATAATCGACGAAAAGAAAAGGTTGTACGGATCGATGTTGTGTTCATATCAGTGGGTCTCCTTTGTCTGACTGGGCTGTGAGGAATAGAGAGCTTGTTTAAAAACTTCGGGATTTTGAATGGCAGCAGTAAACAGCATTTCCAGATCCGCACCGGCTCCGGGCTCTGCAAGCAAGGCCTGATAACCCAGAGCATCCTTTTCTGCATATATTACAGACAGCCCATTGAGTGAATCAGTTCGTCGCAGAGAAAATTGTTCGGTTATGACCGAGGCTGAGAAATTACAGAGCAGTTCTCCCTCATGAATAATCAGGATGGGATCCAACACCGTTTCCAGATCCCGGGCTTGATGGGTTGATATGATAAACATTTTATCTTGAAGATCCACCAGCGACAGGGATCGGCGAAACTGAGCCTTTGAAGGTATATCTAATCCATTGGTGGGCTCATCGAGCAAAATAAGCCGGCTGCCACTGGCCATAGCCTGTGCCAGGGCACATTTCTTCCGTTGACCATAGGACATCCGGGAAATCAATTTAGTTCTATCTACCTTAAACTCTTCGAGAAGCGTAAAAAACAAATCCCGGTTCAAGTTAGGTCTAAAAACTCCATATCGATTGAGCCATGACTCTGGTGTAAGGGCAGGACCCCAGGGGTCTTCCGGTACAAAATAGATATCCGCGAGGACCTCTGGATTCCGCTGCAGGGTGGATTTCCCATACAGGGTAATGTCACCGCTTTGCGGATACAGTGCTCCAGCGATGAGCTTTAACAGACTGGTCTTACCGGCACCATTGAGGCCCAGGAGCCCAACAATCTGACCTGGTTCTACAGATAAGCTCAGGTTCGTAAATAGACGTTGCTTGTTGTATCCAAATTCTATATTGCTGACATCAAGCATATAACCTCCTACATAGTGTACTATGTACATAGTACACTACTACACAAATACAACTATGTCAAGGCCACCTCTAAAAACTCGGTTAGATTTTTAGAGGCGCCTAAAGAAATCCCTATAGGATTTGGAGAGAATTCTGAGGTCTTTAAAGGGGTCCTTATTTTTTCCCTGAATGTATGGAAACATCGAGACTCTTCTGAAGGTTGTCGATGACATTGGACCACAAGAGAGAAATTTCCAGGGGAGTCAGGGTCTGGTACAGCCGTTCCCTGAGTTTCTGGTAAACCTCCGATCCCCGGCGGCCTTCTTCGTACAGGGTACGATACTTAGCCGGTAGTACGGTAGGTACTTTTTCATCAATTTTTGGTTCAATCCGTTCGTTATACCGGGCCTGGATTTTTTTATACTCCCCCAGAATTGAACGGGAATATTCAAGACAAAGGGGATCAAAATGAGGAATCATATCCAAATAACCTACCAGTTTTTCCAGGTTCTGCAGGGACTTTCGGTAATCCTGGGCGAGACGGAAGGTGGAGAGGGTATCCTGGGCGAATTTGATAAGATCTTCATTGGTCAAGGATTGAATGATGCCCTGTTCTGTAACATCAATTTTTATTTTAGGCATGGTTCGCAACACCTTAGAAATCAGAGTCAAAAGGGAAATAAAAATACCATCCTTCCAGAGGCCTCCTTCTATGGCACGGTACAAGTCGGTCATCTGAGCCTCATAAAGCAGCTTTTTCATATCCCGTTCGGTATAGAGCACCTCGTGAACAGCGACTGATATGCCCTTAAAGCTGATCCAGCCGGAATCAAAAAACTTGATATGGGTCTTCGCAAAAAAAGGATGGGCAGCAGCTTTCATTTCCGCTGTAAAGTTGGTATACACGGTCCGACTCACAAGTATAATAGACTGAGATCCGGACAACTCATTGGCCCTGCCCTGAAGTCGTGCTGCGGTATTAATGACCCCGCCAGAAAGGTCCCCATCCTTGGTGATGATAAAGGGGGTAAATTTTTTACCCCCCGCAATACCGGCAGAAACATGCATTTCTTCAAGGATAATCTTATATCCCGTTCGATGGGTGGCCGATTCCTTTACATTAAAAGTCCGGCGTTTTGCAAAGGTATCGATGATGAGAAGGGTCACCGCAAGGACATCACAGGCAGAAGCGCCGACGAGCACCATTTCATCACCCTGCCGCCGCTGGAACACCACATTGTAGGATTTAGCGATGTTCATGAGGTCTACCTGGATAATATCATCCAGCATCTGGAGCATGGAAAGGTTATTCTTGTTTTTTTCGCAGAACCGGGTATAGCCATGCAGGTCGAGAATACCCACATAAACATCGGAAATCGTCAGGTTCCGCTTCAGGTCGCCGCATTGTTTTAATTCCTTATGAGGAATGACAACCTCTTTCCAAATTTTCGGATAGGTTTCAGGATCGATATCCCGGAAAAAGCCCCAGTTGAGCTTTCTGAGCAGTTTAAAAATCCGGGGAATCACCGCATTAAAACGGGCATCCCGGGGCAGAGGAGCAACCCATTCCATCAACTCTGAAAACGTCTGGATCCGTTCTTCGACAACCGCTTCTGCAAGAAAGGTATAGAGTTCAACAGCAGAGGTGGTACTGGTATAATCACTGATACTTTTCATATACTGCTATTATGAATCGATTTTTCCTGTCTGACAACGTTTTTCATACCGGGAGTCAGCGATGAGCCTGTATAGAATCCCCCAGCTAGCCCTCTCTCTCGACGCAGATGAAGCGGAACTGCGAAAGCGGGTGATCAAAGCCCTGCGTATTTCCCCTGCGGCTCTAAGGGAGCTTCGTATCGAACGAAAATCGATTGATGCCCGGGACAAGGAACATATTAAAATTGTCTATGGTGTTTTGGTTGATGTAGATCATGGTAAACAGGGCCTTATTCCTTCGTCTGTAGCAACACCCGTGGGTCCCGAACCGGTATATACGGTTCCGTTACCCCGTCGTGTTTTTACAACACCGCCCGTTGTGGTGGGAACCGGGCCGGCAGGCCTTTTTGCTGCCCTCATTCTCGCTGAAGCGGGACTACGCCCCCTCGTGCTTGAACGGGGGGATCCGGTAGAAATCCGCGATGTAAAAATCTGTCATTTCAGGGACGGGGGAGATCTAGACCCGGAATCGAACATTCAGTTCGGTGAAGGCGGCGCAGGAACCTATTCGGATGGGAAACTGACCACCCAGGTAAAGGACGAAGGGGGCAGGAACAGGAAAGTAATCCGGGAATTGATTGGCGCAGGAGCCCCGCCAGAAATAGGGATCCTTGCAAAACCCCATGTGGGGACCGACCAGCTCATCCGCGTTGTTGCCGGATTGCGGAAAAAGATTCAACAGCTGGGCGGGACCTTTCGTTTCAGAACCCGTTTGGATGATATACGGATAACCCAGGGTAAACTCACGGGAATTCTTGTTAATGGGTCCGAATGGATCGAAACAGACACCCTGGTTCTGGCAGTAGGTCACAGTTCCCGGGACACCTTTGCCATGCTGGAACGGCGGCAGGTACCAATGGAACAGAAGGCCTTTGCCATAGGGATCCGGATTGAACATCCCCAGGAGATGATTTCCCGCTCCCAATACGGCCGGTTTTGGAAACACCCGGCCTTACCAGTAGCGGATTACAAACTGGCAGGACGTACCAGCGATGACCGGGGCGTGTACAGCTTCTGCATGTGTCCCGGGGGGACTGTGGTAAACGCCAGCTCAGAATATGGCGGGGTCGTTTGCAACGGGATGAGTGACTTTGCCCGGGATGGGGTCAATGCAAATGCGGCCATAGTGGTTGCTGTCCGTCCTGAAGACTTCGGTTTTCCAGGACTTTTAGACGGTGTGGAGTTTCAGCGCCGGTGGGAACAGGCGGCATA harbors:
- a CDS encoding GntR family transcriptional regulator, producing the protein MKFNDDRPIFEQIAQLLEDRILSGAFTESGRLPSARELASSLEVNPNTAARALQYLADMKLAYAERGSGYFVAPGAAEHIRNLRRERFFSEELPRVFGMMRSLEIQFDELLPRWESFIHMRSEP
- a CDS encoding ATP-binding cassette domain-containing protein, with protein sequence MLDVSNIEFGYNKQRLFTNLSLSVEPGQIVGLLGLNGAGKTSLLKLIAGALYPQSGDITLYGKSTLQRNPEVLADIYFVPEDPWGPALTPESWLNRYGVFRPNLNRDLFFTLLEEFKVDRTKLISRMSYGQRKKCALAQAMASGSRLILLDEPTNGLDIPSKAQFRRSLSLVDLQDKMFIISTHQARDLETVLDPILIIHEGELLCNFSASVITEQFSLRRTDSLNGLSVIYAEKDALGYQALLAEPGAGADLEMLFTAAIQNPEVFKQALYSSQPSQTKETH
- a CDS encoding NAD(P)/FAD-dependent oxidoreductase, yielding MSLYRIPQLALSLDADEAELRKRVIKALRISPAALRELRIERKSIDARDKEHIKIVYGVLVDVDHGKQGLIPSSVATPVGPEPVYTVPLPRRVFTTPPVVVGTGPAGLFAALILAEAGLRPLVLERGDPVEIRDVKICHFRDGGDLDPESNIQFGEGGAGTYSDGKLTTQVKDEGGRNRKVIRELIGAGAPPEIGILAKPHVGTDQLIRVVAGLRKKIQQLGGTFRFRTRLDDIRITQGKLTGILVNGSEWIETDTLVLAVGHSSRDTFAMLERRQVPMEQKAFAIGIRIEHPQEMISRSQYGRFWKHPALPVADYKLAGRTSDDRGVYSFCMCPGGTVVNASSEYGGVVCNGMSDFARDGVNANAAIVVAVRPEDFGFPGLLDGVEFQRRWEQAAYRIAGATYALPVQLWKDFLDDRLSTKLGAIQPTATRAWSLANLRQCLPTFVSRGLVEGIARFGKSIAGFDRPDALLTGVETRTSSPLRILRDGNCQSHIRGLYPAGEGAGYAGGIMSAAMDGIRVAEAILSRDS